From the Pomacea canaliculata isolate SZHN2017 linkage group LG4, ASM307304v1, whole genome shotgun sequence genome, one window contains:
- the LOC112561032 gene encoding noelin-like, producing MDRHQWLCNLLFVTSFLTFRPTVGSGTNHFKSDRCEYDIDLEKNSVRAVCEGESSHVQVYAKTATVNAANVDATERIKYSAHRPGGGGGGGKAAQDWNGMEFPGQAPLLPASFLNASNVLKDIQQNLGVGAVAMANITAMLNRADATLRSDLEALGRLESQPAAFRESVAAAFRNQYNFMKTLILTQNAELTKLIHAVDRLAGVARDSIQNTIDLYARTTSQLIQVNQTMLVMRKMFYSDIRRQKEKSSEEIKSEKKIDECPRIISAIGTGEKLSVQWENGVVMRDPTASQERLWVMTGGDTSDQLLQYDSELDLRYHLVSRQYSLPFYCEGTGHVVYRRSLYCHKAGTRSILKYNLKRGSTAAEIELPSAGIGNTFPYRFRLKSDIDLAVDEMGLWVVYTTKEAVGKMIISKLNPRTLSIEKTWMTSFPKQLVGNTFMICGVLYATNSHTDTPTFIRYIYDTNTQQETVYESAKISFPNAVDYNSTAQANSVMLDYNPYEKKLYSWSKTNIEMFPVYFKMPLDKN from the exons ATGGACCGACACCAGTGGCTGTGCAACTTACTTTTTGTCACTTCCTTCCTCACATTCAGACCTACGGTCGGGTCTGGGACGAATCACTTCAAAAGCGACCGATGCGAATACGATATTGACCTCGAAAAAAATTCCGTTCGCGCCGTGTGCGAAGGTGAGTCGTCTCACGTGCAAGTATACGCCAAAACCGCCACCGTCAACGCCGCCAACGTCGATGCGACAGAAAGGATAAAATATTCTGCACACAGAccgggaggaggaggtggtggtggaaaaGCTGCGCAGGACTGGAACGGGATGGAGTTTCCCGGCCAAGCTCCCTTGCTGCCGGCCAGCTTTCTGAACGCCTCTAACGTGCTGAAGGATATTCAGCAAAACCTGGGTGTGGGCGCCGTGGCCATGGCCAACATCACGGCGATGCTGAATCGCGCCGACGCGACCCTTCGGAGCGATCTGGAGGCCCTGGGGAGACTGGAGTCGCAGCCGGCGGCGTTCCGGGAGAGCGTGGCGGCGGCGTTCCGCAACCAGTACAATTTCATGAAGACCCTCATCCTGACACAAAACGCCGAGTTGACGAAACTCATCCATGCCGTGGACCGGCTGGCCGGCGTGGCCAGGGACAGCATCCAGAACACCATCGACCTTTACGCCCGCACCACCTCGCAGCTGATTCAGGTCAACCAAACCATGCTAGTCATGCGCAAGATGTTCTACAGTGACAtcagaagacagaaggaaaaaagctCGGAGGAAATCAAAAGCGAGAAGAAAATAG ACGAGTGCCCTCGCATCATTTCTGCTATTGGGACTGGTGAAAAGTTGTCCGTGCAGTGGGAGAATGGTGTGGTGATGCGTGATCCAACGGCTAGCCAAGAACGTCTGTGGGTCATGACAGGAGGAGACACCTCCGATCAGCTGCTTCAGTATGACTCCGAACTGGATCTTCGCTATCACCTGGTTTCCAG GCAGTACTCCCTACCGTTTTACTGTGAGGGCACAGGACATGTTGTGTACCGCCGATCCCTGTACTGTCACAAAGCTGGGACTCGatccattttaaaatacaacCTGAAAAGGGGTTCGACGGCTGCCGAAATAGAGCTACCCTCTGCTGGCATTGGCAACACTTTCCCCTATCGGTTTCGACTCAAAAGCGACATCGATCTGGCTGTGGATGAAATGG GTCTTTGGGTGGTCTACACTACAAAAGAAGCTGTGGGGAAAATGATCATCAGCAAATTAAATCCCCGCACCCTATCTATTGAAAAGACATGGATGACAAGCTTTCCAAAGCAACTTGTCGGTAACACCTTCATGATATGTGGTGTATTGTatgcaacaaactcgcacacagacacaccaactTTCATACGATACATATATGACACAAACACTCAGCAGGAGACTGTGTATGAAAGCGCCAAAATAAGTTTCCCGAATGCTGTTGATTACA